A region from the Schistocerca serialis cubense isolate TAMUIC-IGC-003099 chromosome 1, iqSchSeri2.2, whole genome shotgun sequence genome encodes:
- the LOC126462307 gene encoding protein mago nashi, protein MSSTDFYIRYYVGHKGKFGHEFLEFEFRPDGKLRYANNSNYKNDTMIRKEAYVHNCVMEELKRIIHDSEIMQEDDSLWPQPDRVGRQELEIVIGDEHISFTTSKTGSLVDVNQSRDPEGLRCFYYLVQDLKCLVFSLIGLHFKIKPI, encoded by the coding sequence ATGTCGTCTACGGACTTCTACATCCGTTATTACGTTGGCCATAAAGGTAAATTCGGACATGAATTCCTGGAATTCGAATTTAGGCCGGATGGGAAACTACGATATGCAAATAACTCAAATTACAAGAACGATACTATGATAAGAAAAGAAGCATATGTGCACAATTGTGTTATGGAAGAACTGAAACGCATTATTCATGACTCGGAGATAATGCAGGAAGATGATTCGTTGTGGCCGCAGCCCGACAGAGTGGGAAGACAGGAGCTGGAAATTGTCATTGGCGATGAGCACATCTCCTTCACGACTTCGAAGACTGGGTCATTGGTTGACGTTAACCAGTCGAGAGATCCCGAAGGACTGCGTTGTTTTTACTATCTAGTGCAAGACCTCAAGTGTTTGGTATTTTCACTGATCGGTCTTCACTTTAAAATTAAGCCCATATAG